From the Telopea speciosissima isolate NSW1024214 ecotype Mountain lineage chromosome 9, Tspe_v1, whole genome shotgun sequence genome, the window TTGGAGCAGAGTGGAACCACTTGAAAATGACTACCTACCACCAGAGTAAAAGCTACCTAAAGTGAGAGCCACTGAGGACAACGGTTGCAAAAGCAtagtggtctgttatgtgcctaatggggcccactctgGTGTATGGGCAcaagattgggccagcctagtatgtgataggttaaagggcttgatctAACGTGTTCCATCAACTTCGGAGCTTAtggcgtatcggtcaagtacctaacatacATGACCATCACATTATGTCTTGTGCCATGCATCTCATGTGCATCATCTCTCATGCCATCATACACCTACATGCATCACACACATGTCACATCATCTCACATGCATGTACACATCACCATCATGCTCCTAACATGCCATCCACATCCTGAACATGCCATACCATGTTGTGCACATAACATACACATGTCAAACCATACCAAACACCGATTCTTTCAAACGATCCACAAGAgattcccaccgcaaggtgtcaatcagatCAAATACCGATTCTTTCAAATGATCCACCCTAGCTTCCCACTTAAAGGTGTTattcggatcaaacaccgattccttcagtcttgatcaaacacaaaacaaaaattttcaatgGAGAAACAGAGTAGTAAAAGGCTTTTCATTATTCAAAATTCTCCTCCGATGCTAGCCCTCCTTACAACCTTATgtaaaagactcaaaaaataGACTCTTATACTAACAAGGAAATACTTAACCTAATCCTTAACCTAtattaaaggaaatagactcaaaacatggctgggaTTGTAGAATCATCATCCAACCCAACTTACAAAACAATTAAATATTCATATGACCatttaagttgtcacatgaccacttaaccaagtcacatgagcattagttacataaaaataaactaaggaattaaaacagttaatcccatatgcaaccctattacccatactttaagTCTATAAAATtgacctattacattggaaacccatgggatcataGTTAAGcctaacatgtatataacccagccctagacttattcctaagcaaagaagcccagtaTGGTTATAAATTTACATCATCATATGCATGCCACATCGTCTCAAATGTATCTACACATCACCATCATGCTCCCAACATGCCATCCACATACTAAACACATCCTAAACATGTCATACCATATTGTACACATACCATACACATGTCAAaccataccaaacacatcccACACATCAGCCACTGCCTGTACATATCATCAGACATTGTATACATCATCACCAGCccgttgccaacaatgacaatacATCCACACACTATACACACTGGCAACTGCCAAAATGCCATAACTCTAACACAAGATATCCCTAATCCTACCATTGCACCAAATTTTCCATGTCAGTGAAACAAGTAGGGATATTTCCTTCTTATAATTATTTGTTCTTTACAATATGAGTTTGTATTCTTATATCACATTCGCCATACTTAGAAAAAAACTCATCATAAACAATAATGCATAGAAGTGAATGGCGACATTCTTATCTagacaaataaaatattacCCTTATGTTTAAAGGGCTAATAAAATAAACAGATAATCAATTAAGTTTAAGAATTTTGTGGGATTGAGACTTACCTGTTTTTATCAATAACTTCTCCTTTCAGTTTTCCTATCTCTCTCAAAGCTTTCCTCCAACTCTCTACCAtatgaggctcaaaattcttctCGTGCTCCTTAAATGCTTCTTCAAAACTTCCGGTTTGGTTCCGAACTTGCGACGGATCAACGTAGAAGAATATGGGCAAGACCAGTTGATCGTCGGATGTGTAGCATTCAAAAATCTGAGCAAGTTCCAGCAGACACCATTTGCTGTTTGCATAATCTTTAGAGAAGATAGGGATGGAGATTTTGGACCTCTGAATTGCTGAAAGGCATGCTGGGCCAATGGCTTCTCCGGTCCACAACTCTTTGCTATCAATAAACACATCGATTCCTTTGTCTTTTAGAACTAAGTTAAGGAATCCAGTGAAGTTATTTCGAGTATCTTCTCCCCTGAAGTTGAGGAACACATCGTAACTAGAAGATCTAATTGTGACGGTTGTGGAAACCAAATCAAGTGCCGCCATAACTTACAGAGTTGCAGAGAAAAGATAAGATGCTCTGAGTGCTCTTTTCTCTCAAATAAGGATCTCCTGGGTTTTACAAAAcaaattggggttttttttttttttttgtaatgggaAATAGAAGACATCTTCTACTACTTTCCATTTGACAAACGAGTGGAAGGCATGTTGCCGACTCTGCCGACTGACTTGCTTCCTCTGCTTTTTCATTGCTAATAATTCTCAAGTAATTCTCTGTATATATTTACCTTCTTGGGACCTCTCAAAGATGATTAAATCTATCATATCATATGGCATGTCATGgaactgaaaaaagaaaatttgaaaaatcttAAGAGGAGGCCTTGAACCTTGACTCATTATTGCACCATGAAATTAATTATGGTTTTTTGGCTTTTTATGATGGGGGCCAATGACTTTAACATTATTATGGGCAATTGTTGTCTGGAAATTTCCATGGTTTACAATAAGTAAGACCGTTCATTCATTTTGCATGGACTCAGAAATGGAGGTCTGTCCTTGAACGTATCCCAGATTTCCAGGGGCAGTGgagggaggaaagagagaaagccGATgtggaaggaaggaggagaggtGCAATGGCGCCGGTCAATTGCAGGCTTGCAGTAGGTGGGCACAAGGGTGGGTAGGTTGACAGAGAGCAGGAGTGGTTGAGTGGTTGGGATGCCTTCCATTTCATCTAAAGGTCTAAAAGATGCTAGTGTGTATAgggtattttagttattttcattGCACTCAGTTAAACCCGTTAGTTTTTGGGCAAAAATTGATATTGGCCCGTACAGAGGTGGCATTAATTTAACTGTCCATCGGAGGGGGTGTTGATGAAAATTTTCCTAAAGTCAATTGATTCAAAGTGGGGTGGCCTCTTATGGCTCTTATAATTGATAGTTGGAGCATCCATAACCAATGTGGGATTACCACAATACTCCCCCACGTTAGAAAAACAACACCCAGAAATGAAGATTTTGCAAAAAAACAATGATAAAGAAAAGATCACACTAACACATAAGACcagattttacgtggttcacccccaagtaGCTAGGTAGACGACATCCACAGCTGGCGATAGAAAATGGTTTCACTACTTCTCTGAAGCAACAGTTACAATACCCTCAGATCTAACACACCCTCAcaaagataagaacactttataagagaaccctaacccagaaaagtacagaaatgcccctaaaagcCCAtaagacccacccagtctagttcggACCTAAACccaacatatgtcgatatacaTCATTTTGAAGGTCTCGATGAGCTTTGTAGGGGTCAATGCCCACGACGCTGATGTATGCACTTTTAGGTCATTCTGACACGTTTTAAAAGTGAAACGACCTGTTAAAGAATCCGCACAACACTTTCTGGACTGAgattaggcttcaccaataaaCACCCCTTATATGCAGGCCTTCTTGTGGATTCCGTATTCATGTTTGAAATAAGACCCATCATCGATGGAGGCCCAACTTATTCGCTCTGATACTATATTAATTTTCTCtcttaaaaccaattggttcaaagAGCACCCACAATTGATGTGGGATTGCCTATTATTCCATAGGCAAAGTAAGCATAGTTTTCTGATGTAATGGGAAAAATTAATTGCGGGTGAATTTGAAATTTCCGGAAAGGTTTGATAGGAAGTATTGGACAAACTCAGTAGCTTTCAATGAAATCATAATTTATATGACATTTCGTGGAAGGTGGCAAGCAGACTGACTTTCTGagttgctttttttatttttttaaggaaattttcttagatctactagataacaACAAAATTTATAAAACTGGTAGATGTAAAATATGTTTTATAATTACAAGATACCACcttgaaaagatttaccaaatctTCATATgtctaaaaaaatcaaaatgaactacctaaaatacccttacattcTTTCTTTCGCTgcgtttttgtttctttattcaatctttttattttaattttttattaacccCACCCTTTTTCTTCCTCAACTATGAACTTTCAATTTTTAACTCTCGCCAGAAAGCTCAACTTGTGATCCACTCTCCTGAAAACCAGCTTCTCTGGATGCAATCACCATGGTCCCACGCGGAGGTTTCACCGTCACTTGATATACCGATTTGGCATCCTCCACCTTGGTCATCTTCCTTTTGAAGTGTGTCGACATCTTCCTCCACCCTTCCTCCAACGGCTTCTGCTCCTCACCGTCATCGAACTACTAGAAAACCGTCATCAACCATGGGTAGTTGAGATTGCCTACGTGTCCCAACCGGCATGCTCCCCTGAAATCGATGTTCTTCTTGGTGACAAGTCGGATGTTTTTCTCCGAGTATTTTGGAGTTGCAGAGGAAATCCACATAGTCCTAGTTGGAGATGTCGTAGACCAAACCAGGTTCCATGGTCTTTTGCGGGTCTACGTGCCTTGCTCCGTAATCCATCACCGTTGAGGTAGTTGCTTTCAACACCGCCGCCAGCACAGACACATGTGGACGTCCTCGCTTGTCCGACGGCCCCATCCCCTCCGGCCACG encodes:
- the LOC122639489 gene encoding toll/interleukin-1 receptor-like protein, which codes for MAALDLVSTTVTIRSSSYDVFLNFRGEDTRNNFTGFLNLVLKDKGIDVFIDSKELWTGEAIGPACLSAIQRSKISIPIFSKDYANSKWCLLELAQIFECYTSDDQLVLPIFFYVDPSQVRNQTGSFEEAFKEHEKNFEPHMVESWRKALREIGKLKGEVIDKNRDQAEVVELVVKRVLDKLDSDMHLAECKHRIGIDSSVQDLLSLLSSGSNEVQFIGMCDVSGIGKTTIGEAIYNRILSSFNKHSFISDVSKQAKQCMGLVSLQNRLLKDMFNRDSDVRHCGKGKKIDKTPTLQRKSSSCSR